In the genome of Methylophaga nitratireducenticrescens, one region contains:
- the ubiD gene encoding 4-hydroxy-3-polyprenylbenzoate decarboxylase translates to MKYTDLRDFITNLEKQGELKRITTEVDPHLEMTEICDRVLRAGGPAILFENPKGSKIPVLANLFGTPKRVALGMGEDSVEALREVGKLLAFLKEPEPPKGMKDAWDKLPIFRQVLNMGPKVVKKAPCQEQVIEGDAIDLADYPIQLCWPEDAAPLITWGLVVTKGPHKTRQNLGIYRQQVIGKNRVIMRWLSHRGGALDFKEWQQTHPGEPFPIAVVLGCDPATILGAVTPVPDTLSEYAFAGLLRGSKTELVKCIGSDLQVPAHAEIVLEGFIYPDDMAPEGPYGDHTGYYNEVDSFPVFTIERITQRKNPIYHSTYTGRPPDEPAILGVALNEVFVPILQKQFPEIIDFYLPPEGCSYRMAVVSMKKQYAGHAKRVMMGVWSFLRQFMYTKFVIVVDDDVNVRDWQDVIWAITTRMDPARDTVLIENTPIDYLDFASPVSGLGSKMGMDATNKLPGETNREWGRPIEKDPAVVARVDAIWSELGLDEDSLAR, encoded by the coding sequence ATGAAATACACCGACCTAAGAGACTTCATCACCAACCTGGAAAAACAGGGCGAGCTAAAACGCATCACCACCGAGGTAGATCCCCATCTGGAGATGACGGAGATTTGTGACCGGGTGTTGCGTGCTGGTGGTCCGGCGATTCTGTTTGAGAACCCGAAAGGCAGCAAGATTCCGGTATTAGCTAATCTGTTTGGTACGCCAAAACGGGTAGCTCTGGGCATGGGTGAGGATTCGGTTGAGGCATTGCGCGAAGTCGGTAAGTTACTGGCGTTTTTGAAAGAGCCTGAACCACCTAAGGGCATGAAAGACGCCTGGGATAAGTTACCGATCTTTCGTCAGGTTTTGAATATGGGCCCGAAGGTGGTGAAAAAAGCCCCTTGTCAGGAGCAGGTGATTGAGGGCGATGCCATTGATTTGGCTGATTATCCGATTCAACTCTGTTGGCCGGAAGATGCTGCACCGCTAATTACCTGGGGGTTGGTAGTGACCAAAGGGCCGCACAAAACCCGCCAGAATCTGGGTATTTATCGTCAGCAGGTTATTGGTAAAAACCGAGTGATTATGCGTTGGTTATCGCATCGGGGTGGTGCACTGGATTTTAAGGAATGGCAGCAAACGCATCCTGGTGAGCCGTTTCCAATCGCTGTGGTATTAGGGTGTGATCCTGCGACGATTTTAGGGGCGGTGACGCCTGTACCAGATACTCTGTCTGAATATGCCTTTGCCGGCCTGCTTCGTGGTAGCAAAACCGAATTAGTGAAATGTATCGGCAGTGATTTGCAGGTGCCTGCCCATGCTGAGATTGTGCTAGAAGGTTTTATCTATCCGGATGATATGGCACCGGAAGGTCCGTATGGCGATCACACCGGTTATTACAATGAAGTCGATAGCTTTCCGGTATTTACCATTGAACGCATTACACAGCGTAAAAATCCGATTTACCACAGCACTTACACTGGTCGTCCGCCGGATGAGCCGGCGATTCTTGGCGTGGCGTTAAACGAAGTATTTGTGCCGATTTTGCAGAAACAGTTTCCGGAGATTATCGATTTTTATCTGCCGCCAGAGGGCTGTTCATATCGGATGGCCGTGGTCAGCATGAAAAAACAATATGCCGGTCATGCCAAGCGGGTGATGATGGGCGTCTGGTCTTTTTTACGGCAGTTTATGTATACAAAATTCGTGATTGTCGTCGACGATGATGTGAACGTACGCGATTGGCAGGATGTAATCTGGGCGATTACTACACGGATGGATCCGGCTCGGGATACGGTTTTAATTGAAAATACGCCGATTGATTATCTGGATTTTGCTTCTCCGGTGTCGGGGCTTGGATCCAAAATGGGTATGGATGCCACCAATAAATTGCCCGGCGAAACCAACCGCGAGTGGGGCAGACCGATTGAGAAAGATCCGGCAGTTGTCGCTCGGGTTGATGCGATTTGGTCAGAGTTGGGTTTGGATGAAGATAGCTTAGCCCGGTAG
- the fdhD gene encoding formate dehydrogenase accessory sulfurtransferase FdhD, producing MNYVYKTSLPTSVSIYSPNLKQTRWGSDDVAVEVPVALVYNYISHVVMMASPANLEDFAIGFSLTEEIVEARDQIHHVHVTQTKSGITIRLQIADDAFEKLKSKRRNMTGRTGCGLCGIESLKQAIRPIPSVEAPQISHDVITQALETIRAHQHISGLTGATHAAAWCSLKGDIKLAREDVGRHNALDKLIGAMSSTSLDRHNGFILVTSRASYEMVQKTCMAGAGCLIAISAPTSLAIEQARQAGLLLIGFARADKQIIYHDPHQPELLNHVI from the coding sequence ATGAACTATGTTTATAAAACCTCATTACCGACTTCTGTTTCAATCTATAGCCCAAACTTGAAACAGACCCGCTGGGGTTCTGATGATGTGGCTGTCGAGGTGCCCGTTGCCCTAGTTTATAACTATATATCACATGTAGTAATGATGGCTTCACCAGCAAATCTTGAGGACTTTGCCATAGGCTTCAGTTTGACTGAAGAAATTGTCGAAGCTCGGGATCAGATTCATCATGTTCATGTCACACAAACAAAATCTGGTATTACTATTCGTTTACAAATCGCCGATGATGCTTTTGAAAAGCTCAAATCTAAACGCCGAAATATGACTGGTCGAACCGGTTGTGGTCTGTGTGGTATCGAATCGCTGAAACAGGCCATCAGACCCATCCCCTCCGTTGAAGCTCCACAGATAAGTCATGATGTCATCACTCAGGCTCTTGAAACCATTCGTGCGCATCAACACATCAGCGGCCTGACAGGTGCAACACATGCAGCAGCATGGTGTTCACTCAAAGGAGATATTAAATTAGCCCGTGAAGATGTCGGTCGCCACAATGCGCTTGATAAATTGATTGGGGCAATGTCAAGCACGTCGCTGGATCGCCATAATGGTTTTATTTTGGTCACCAGCAGGGCCAGCTATGAAATGGTACAAAAAACCTGCATGGCAGGCGCGGGTTGTCTGATCGCTATTTCGGCGCCTACCAGTCTCGCCATTGAACAGGCACGCCAGGCGGGATTACTGTTAATTGGATTTGCCAGAGCAGATAAACAGATTATTTATCATGATCCCCATCAACCTGAGCTTTTAAACCACGTCATTTAA
- a CDS encoding MAPEG family protein, with protein MPLAAFLIVALARNVNALQRLHKVALADGGYKDLLAAIRAHANAVEYLPIGLLLLIVFELNQGPIWLIHVLGSLFIIGRVIHANGVSKAIIPRRIIGMQLTIWLLIIMAVLNLLALAGIQLPG; from the coding sequence ATCCCACTTGCAGCATTTCTGATCGTCGCTTTAGCACGTAATGTCAATGCGCTGCAACGTCTACATAAAGTGGCATTGGCCGATGGTGGGTATAAAGATCTACTCGCAGCGATTAGGGCGCATGCCAATGCAGTTGAATATCTGCCCATTGGTTTGCTATTGTTAATTGTTTTTGAACTTAACCAGGGCCCAATCTGGTTAATCCATGTACTGGGCAGCCTGTTTATCATTGGTCGAGTAATTCATGCCAATGGTGTCAGCAAAGCCATCATTCCCCGACGAATCATTGGTATGCAATTGACCATCTGGTTATTGATCATTATGGCGGTATTGAATCTGTTAGCTTTAGCCGGTATTCAACTACCGGGCTAA
- a CDS encoding formate dehydrogenase subunit gamma gives MKTPGQWQMKNVREIIQQLKEKPGALLPVLHAIQQYIGHIPDNVVPVIADEMLLTRAEVHGVISFYAHFHNHPTGQNIVEICRGEACQSVGCRQLEKHAKNTLNIDYQQTTDCGSITLEPVYCLGNCATGPSIRINDDIHGRVTPERFDELMENCRQHLQEAG, from the coding sequence ATGAAAACACCTGGGCAATGGCAGATGAAAAACGTCCGTGAAATCATCCAGCAGCTAAAAGAAAAGCCCGGTGCTTTATTACCGGTCTTACATGCTATTCAGCAATATATCGGGCATATTCCAGATAATGTGGTTCCTGTTATTGCTGACGAAATGTTACTCACACGTGCCGAAGTGCATGGGGTTATAAGCTTTTACGCACATTTCCATAATCATCCCACTGGGCAAAACATCGTTGAAATCTGCCGTGGCGAAGCTTGCCAATCTGTAGGCTGTCGTCAATTGGAAAAACACGCAAAAAATACGCTTAATATTGATTATCAGCAAACAACCGATTGCGGCAGTATCACGTTGGAACCCGTTTATTGCCTGGGTAATTGTGCCACTGGTCCTTCAATACGTATTAATGATGATATCCATGGCCGTGTCACCCCGGAACGTTTTGATGAATTGATGGAAAACTGTCGTCAGCATTTGCAGGAGGCAGGCTAA
- the fdhF gene encoding formate dehydrogenase subunit alpha: MKVERFNPNKDYGTPARLSEKLVTLEIDGIEISVPEGTSVMRAAALVDINIPKLCATDNLESFGSCRLCAVQIEGRRGYPASCTTTVDAGMKVTTQNKKLADLRRNIMELYISDHPLDCLTCPANGNCELQDMAGAVGLRDVRYGYAGENHLQSEKDHSNPYFDFDPSKCIVCSRCVRACEEVQGTFALTIDGRGFASVVSPSQHNDFMDSECVSCGACVQACPTSTLMEKNIVEMGQPEHSIVTTCAYCGVGCSFKAEMKGNQVVRMVPYKGGDANHGHSCVKGRFAFGYATHQDRLKTPMIRNNINEPWQEASWEKAIQFAADKLKGLQQKYGRNSIGGITSSRCTNEETYLVQKMIRAAFGNNNTDTCARVCHSPTGYGLKATLGESAGTQDFDSVMKSDVIMVLGANPTDAHPVFGSMMRRRLREGAQLIVADPRHIDLLKTPHLKSAIHLPIKPGSNVALINSLAHVVITEGLEDHAFIESRCDMKTYDKWREFIRDERHSPESVEAITGVSAEKVRQAARSFAQGNNSAIYYGLGVTEHSQGSTMVIGIANLAMATGNLGREGVGVNPLRGQNNVQGSCDMGSFPHELPGYQHISDDAPRAHFEAAWGVSLDKEPGLRISNMFDAAIAGEFKGLYVQGEDIAQSDPDTQHVEKALRSLECLIVQDLFLNETAKFAHVLLPGSSFLEKDGTFTNAERRINRVRKVIPPLAGKEDWQITMDLAKAFGYPMQYNHPSEIMDEIAQLTPTFTGVSFRLLDKLGSIQWPCNNDHPTGTPTMHVDDFPIGKGRFIVTEYIATEERTNSRFPLLLTTGRILSQYNVGAQTRRTENQLWHKEDRLDIHPHDAEVRGIKEGDWVGISSRAGQTVLRACLTEKVLPGVVYTTFHHPGSGANVITTDNSDWATNCPEYKVTAVQIERVTQPSEWQKNFETFKAFQLQLLKTQNDLTSPTDLTTS; the protein is encoded by the coding sequence ATGAAAGTAGAAAGATTTAATCCCAACAAAGATTACGGCACACCGGCCCGTCTATCAGAAAAGCTGGTGACGCTGGAAATCGACGGTATTGAAATCTCGGTACCGGAAGGCACTTCCGTCATGCGGGCAGCAGCACTGGTTGATATTAATATTCCAAAACTATGTGCCACCGATAATCTGGAATCGTTCGGATCCTGTCGTTTATGTGCCGTGCAAATTGAAGGCAGACGCGGTTATCCCGCTTCATGCACCACCACAGTGGATGCAGGCATGAAAGTTACGACCCAGAACAAAAAACTGGCTGACTTACGCCGTAATATTATGGAACTGTATATTTCCGATCATCCACTGGATTGCCTGACCTGCCCGGCAAATGGTAACTGCGAATTACAAGATATGGCCGGTGCAGTCGGTCTGCGCGATGTCCGTTACGGCTATGCTGGTGAGAATCATCTGCAAAGCGAAAAAGATCATAGCAATCCCTATTTCGATTTTGATCCAAGCAAATGCATTGTTTGCTCACGTTGCGTAAGGGCCTGTGAAGAAGTGCAAGGTACCTTTGCGTTGACCATTGATGGTCGGGGTTTTGCTTCGGTGGTTTCGCCGAGTCAGCATAATGATTTTATGGACTCTGAATGCGTATCCTGCGGTGCCTGTGTGCAGGCTTGTCCAACCTCCACCCTGATGGAAAAAAACATTGTGGAAATGGGTCAGCCAGAACACAGCATCGTCACTACCTGTGCTTATTGTGGTGTCGGTTGTTCTTTCAAAGCTGAAATGAAAGGTAATCAAGTAGTGCGTATGGTGCCTTACAAAGGTGGCGATGCCAATCATGGTCACTCCTGTGTTAAGGGCCGTTTTGCCTTTGGCTATGCAACCCATCAGGATCGTCTGAAGACGCCAATGATTCGTAATAATATCAACGAACCCTGGCAGGAAGCCAGCTGGGAAAAAGCCATACAGTTCGCGGCCGATAAACTCAAAGGTCTCCAGCAAAAATATGGTCGCAACAGTATTGGTGGCATTACCTCATCACGTTGCACCAATGAGGAGACCTATCTGGTACAAAAAATGATCCGGGCAGCCTTCGGTAATAACAATACAGATACCTGCGCACGTGTTTGCCACTCGCCAACCGGTTATGGTCTTAAAGCCACCTTGGGCGAATCAGCCGGTACGCAGGATTTTGACTCGGTAATGAAATCAGATGTAATCATGGTGCTCGGTGCCAACCCCACCGATGCACATCCGGTATTTGGATCAATGATGCGTCGTCGTCTGCGTGAAGGTGCACAGTTGATCGTAGCCGATCCAAGACATATCGACTTATTGAAAACACCACATCTTAAATCAGCAATACATCTGCCGATCAAACCCGGTTCCAATGTCGCGTTGATCAACTCCTTGGCACATGTTGTGATCACCGAAGGGCTTGAAGATCATGCATTTATTGAGTCGCGCTGTGATATGAAAACCTACGACAAATGGCGTGAATTTATTCGTGACGAAAGACATTCTCCGGAATCTGTTGAAGCGATTACCGGCGTCTCTGCAGAGAAAGTACGCCAGGCAGCTCGCAGCTTCGCCCAAGGTAACAACAGTGCAATCTATTATGGACTAGGAGTCACCGAGCATAGCCAGGGCTCAACTATGGTGATAGGTATCGCCAACCTGGCGATGGCTACTGGTAATCTGGGTCGTGAAGGTGTTGGGGTGAACCCGCTACGTGGTCAGAATAACGTGCAGGGTTCGTGTGATATGGGCTCCTTTCCACATGAATTACCGGGTTATCAACATATTTCCGATGATGCACCACGTGCTCATTTTGAAGCCGCCTGGGGAGTGTCTCTGGATAAAGAGCCTGGCTTACGTATTTCGAACATGTTTGATGCCGCAATTGCCGGAGAGTTTAAGGGCCTTTACGTCCAAGGAGAGGATATCGCCCAATCTGATCCAGACACTCAGCATGTAGAAAAGGCACTACGTTCTCTCGAATGCTTGATTGTGCAAGATCTGTTTTTGAATGAAACTGCCAAATTCGCGCATGTGTTATTGCCGGGATCTTCCTTCTTGGAAAAAGATGGTACTTTCACCAACGCTGAACGCCGGATAAATCGCGTTCGAAAAGTAATACCCCCTCTGGCGGGTAAGGAAGACTGGCAAATCACAATGGATTTAGCCAAAGCATTTGGCTATCCGATGCAGTATAACCATCCATCGGAAATAATGGATGAAATAGCACAGCTCACACCAACTTTTACTGGTGTGAGTTTTAGACTGCTTGACAAATTAGGTAGTATTCAATGGCCTTGTAATAACGATCACCCAACTGGCACACCAACCATGCACGTTGATGATTTTCCGATCGGCAAAGGGCGCTTTATTGTTACTGAATATATCGCCACTGAAGAACGAACCAACAGCCGTTTTCCTTTATTGCTCACTACTGGACGGATTCTGTCGCAATACAATGTGGGAGCACAAACTCGTCGAACCGAAAACCAGCTTTGGCATAAAGAAGATCGTCTGGATATTCATCCTCATGATGCGGAAGTCAGAGGAATAAAAGAAGGCGACTGGGTCGGTATTTCCAGCCGGGCCGGACAGACCGTCTTACGTGCTTGCCTTACCGAAAAAGTATTACCTGGCGTGGTCTACACCACTTTCCATCATCCCGGCAGTGGTGCCAACGTTATCACCACCGATAATTCAGATTGGGCCACCAACTGTCCAGAGTATAAAGTCACAGCAGTCCAGATCGAGCGGGTCACTCAGCCATCCGAATGGCAGAAAAACTTTGAGACATTTAAAGCATTTCAACTGCAGCTTTTAAAGACCCAAAACGACTTAACTTCACCAACCGATTTAACAACGTCATGA
- a CDS encoding formate dehydrogenase beta subunit, with the protein MSIRIFVPSDTTARSLGADQIATLIQAEALSRGIDITLVRNGSRGLLWLEPLIEIETDNGRLGFGPVTSNDVQTLFEQNFYLGQTQHTLCVGLVEQIPYLKNQQRLTFSRAGITDPLSLDDYLEHDGYTGLDNALIMTGQQIVDEVKTSGLRGRGGAAFPTGIKWQTVLDTPDEQKYIVCNADEGDSGTFADRLVMECDPFMLIEGMTIAGLAVGATQGYIYLRSEYPIAHQILTKATETAYQHGYLGSNIRGSQKHFNLEVRLGAGAYICGEETSLLDSLEGKRGLVRAKPPLPAIVGLFGKPTVVNNVLSLAAIPYILNKGGQAYADYGVGRSRGTMPIQLTGNVKYGGLVELAFGISLNKLMNDFGGGTRSGRPLKAVQVGGPLGAYLPENQWDTIIDYEAFSSEQAVLGHGGVVMFDDSVDMGDQARFAMEFCKVESCGKCTPCRIGSTRGVEVIDRIRAGERTESNWQLLEDLCETMVDGSLCAMGSMTPIPVQSVMKFFPDELRHERQE; encoded by the coding sequence ATGTCGATACGGATTTTTGTTCCCAGTGATACCACCGCTCGTTCCTTGGGCGCAGATCAGATTGCCACCTTGATTCAAGCTGAGGCATTAAGTCGCGGCATTGACATCACCTTAGTTCGAAATGGCTCTCGAGGGCTGCTATGGCTCGAACCGTTAATCGAAATCGAAACCGACAACGGTCGTCTGGGTTTTGGACCAGTTACCTCAAATGATGTACAGACACTTTTCGAACAAAACTTTTATCTGGGTCAAACACAGCACACTCTCTGTGTGGGACTGGTCGAGCAAATCCCTTATCTGAAAAATCAACAGCGTTTAACTTTTTCCCGTGCTGGTATTACCGATCCATTGTCGCTAGATGATTATCTCGAACATGATGGTTACACCGGTCTGGACAATGCCTTGATAATGACTGGACAACAGATTGTCGATGAAGTAAAAACCTCCGGCTTACGTGGCCGTGGCGGTGCGGCTTTTCCCACAGGCATTAAATGGCAAACTGTTCTGGATACGCCGGACGAACAGAAATATATCGTCTGTAATGCCGATGAAGGTGACTCGGGCACCTTTGCTGATCGGCTGGTGATGGAATGTGACCCTTTCATGCTCATCGAAGGTATGACCATCGCAGGTCTCGCCGTAGGAGCCACTCAAGGCTATATTTATTTACGCTCGGAATACCCTATTGCCCATCAAATATTAACCAAAGCGACTGAAACCGCTTATCAACATGGCTATCTGGGTAGCAATATTCGCGGCAGTCAAAAACACTTTAATTTAGAAGTTCGTTTAGGTGCCGGTGCCTATATCTGCGGTGAAGAAACGTCATTACTCGACAGCCTGGAAGGCAAACGCGGATTAGTCCGGGCCAAACCGCCACTTCCTGCGATTGTCGGTTTATTTGGCAAACCGACGGTCGTCAATAACGTTTTATCTTTGGCAGCCATTCCCTACATTCTCAACAAGGGTGGTCAGGCCTATGCCGATTATGGTGTGGGCCGTTCTCGAGGCACCATGCCGATCCAACTCACTGGCAACGTCAAATATGGCGGCTTGGTCGAACTGGCCTTTGGTATTTCACTGAACAAATTGATGAATGATTTTGGCGGTGGTACCCGTAGCGGTCGACCGTTGAAAGCTGTGCAGGTTGGTGGCCCTTTAGGTGCGTATCTGCCGGAAAATCAGTGGGATACTATTATTGATTATGAAGCTTTTTCCTCTGAACAAGCGGTGCTTGGTCACGGTGGTGTGGTGATGTTTGATGACAGTGTTGATATGGGTGACCAGGCCAGATTTGCGATGGAATTCTGCAAAGTCGAATCCTGTGGCAAATGCACTCCCTGTCGTATTGGGTCCACCAGAGGGGTGGAAGTCATTGATCGGATTCGCGCCGGTGAAAGAACCGAGAGCAATTGGCAACTGCTCGAAGATCTATGCGAGACCATGGTCGATGGCTCTTTGTGCGCCATGGGCAGTATGACGCCAATTCCCGTGCAAAGTGTGATGAAGTTTTTTCCCGACGAACTGCGCCATGAGCGTCAGGAGTAA
- a CDS encoding OFA family MFS transporter yields MLAHLHKRHIVAKPGFNRWWIAPASVFIHLCIGSVYAWSMFNPSLIKQLGVVASAADDWHFSSVIWIFSTAIVFLGLAAAIGGKWLEQVGPRATGFLAACLWGGGFLISSLGLYLHELWLIYLGYGVIGGCGLGLAYVTPVSTLIRWFPDRRGMATGIAIMGFGGGAIIGAPLKGYLLALFYEAPTYLGKATDLALITENGRRFVEMAGDKVEVVVATAKDMATMPLLGPEGVYVVGSGSTGAASVFLTLGIVYFVVMVIAAFSFRVPPADWKPAGWNPDPNKKAAKSLITQNHVHIDQALKTPQLYQLWIMLCFNVTAGIGVIGVAKTMITDIFGPSLPSIVDAGFAATYVLMISVFNMAGRFFWSSMSDYIGRQTTYTIFFMLGALLYLSIPFIAMQASINPAVVWLILFYGVTMLIFTMYGGGFATIPAYLADIFGTLHVGGIHGRLLTAWSVAGILGPVLLTHLREQSIYKAIHNLANTVDPNVFLSRFGAPITELDTLIQTSTVSIASLMEIVPAGTMDPTPSLYNTTMYVMASLLIVALISNRMMRPVHTHHHVQNSHSHWWQKQKENKAGSTTAE; encoded by the coding sequence ATGCTGGCCCATCTTCATAAAAGGCATATCGTTGCCAAGCCTGGATTTAATCGTTGGTGGATAGCCCCAGCATCCGTTTTTATTCATCTTTGTATCGGTTCTGTCTATGCATGGAGTATGTTTAATCCGTCATTGATTAAGCAGCTCGGGGTAGTGGCCAGTGCTGCCGATGACTGGCATTTTTCATCAGTGATCTGGATCTTCTCAACTGCCATTGTTTTTCTCGGACTCGCCGCTGCCATTGGTGGCAAATGGCTTGAACAGGTGGGCCCAAGAGCCACCGGATTTCTTGCTGCATGTCTATGGGGTGGTGGTTTTTTAATTAGCAGTCTGGGGCTCTATCTGCATGAACTTTGGTTAATCTATCTGGGCTATGGCGTTATTGGTGGTTGTGGTCTGGGTCTCGCGTACGTGACACCGGTCAGCACCTTAATCCGCTGGTTTCCGGATCGACGGGGCATGGCGACCGGGATTGCCATTATGGGTTTTGGCGGAGGTGCGATTATTGGTGCGCCGTTAAAAGGTTATCTGCTAGCGTTGTTCTATGAAGCTCCCACCTATCTCGGCAAAGCCACGGATTTGGCATTAATCACCGAAAATGGCCGGCGTTTTGTTGAAATGGCAGGAGATAAAGTCGAAGTGGTGGTCGCCACTGCCAAAGATATGGCCACTATGCCATTGCTTGGTCCTGAAGGAGTTTATGTCGTCGGTTCGGGCAGTACCGGAGCAGCTTCGGTATTTCTAACATTGGGCATTGTTTATTTTGTGGTGATGGTGATTGCCGCATTTAGTTTTCGGGTGCCACCAGCAGATTGGAAACCGGCAGGCTGGAATCCAGATCCAAACAAAAAAGCGGCTAAATCACTGATTACTCAAAATCATGTACATATTGATCAGGCACTAAAAACACCACAGCTCTATCAACTGTGGATTATGTTGTGTTTTAACGTCACAGCTGGCATCGGCGTGATTGGTGTGGCGAAGACCATGATCACTGATATTTTTGGCCCTAGTTTGCCGTCAATAGTGGATGCAGGATTCGCCGCCACCTATGTGCTTATGATCAGCGTGTTTAATATGGCGGGACGCTTCTTTTGGTCATCCATGTCGGATTATATTGGCCGGCAAACAACTTACACTATTTTCTTTATGCTCGGTGCGTTGTTATATCTGTCGATTCCCTTTATTGCCATGCAAGCCAGCATTAATCCAGCCGTAGTGTGGTTGATTCTATTTTATGGGGTCACCATGCTGATTTTCACCATGTATGGCGGTGGCTTTGCCACTATTCCCGCCTATCTGGCTGATATCTTCGGTACGTTGCATGTCGGTGGTATTCATGGACGTCTGCTGACGGCCTGGAGCGTCGCTGGCATTCTGGGACCGGTATTACTCACCCATTTACGTGAACAATCGATTTATAAAGCTATTCACAACCTGGCAAATACCGTCGACCCGAATGTATTTCTCAGCCGCTTTGGTGCGCCTATTACAGAACTCGATACCTTGATTCAAACCAGTACCGTTTCGATTGCCTCACTGATGGAAATTGTTCCTGCTGGCACCATGGATCCCACACCAAGTCTCTATAACACCACCATGTATGTGATGGCATCATTGCTGATTGTGGCGCTTATCAGCAACCGCATGATGCGGCCGGTACATACCCATCATCATGTGCAAAACAGTCATTCGCATTGGTGGCAAAAACAGAAAGAAAATAAAGCTGGATCAACGACGGCTGAATAA
- a CDS encoding substrate-binding domain-containing protein, with protein MNIQINFLWQIEHEGKTVTVDPVLFSLLTSLDQLGSLQQAALQCQTSYRHAWGLMEKGEKLFGSPLIIKHRGRGAKLTEAGEKLLQAQRQLQARHAPQLANQATELAHQLSSIQQAQKNYHLRIYASHGLAVSALRDTLNQLQDMPVELHFHGSLESLRALKENQCDIAGFHVPEGELGKRVSSQYLQHISPENHRLIYLVRRLQGLMVPKDNPLSIHSLADLSKGGYHFINRQKDSGTRLLLDQLLDLQHIDPMTITGYKQEEFTHMAVAAMVASGAADCGFGIAAAAQKFGLNFVPIQWEHYCLAVNQQQFEHESVQTLFECVNGHAFQNALVDLEGYQLDRCGQEVAFEQIFGKGFSEN; from the coding sequence TTGAATATTCAAATCAACTTTCTCTGGCAGATTGAACATGAGGGGAAAACCGTTACCGTGGATCCCGTCTTATTTAGCCTGCTGACCAGCCTTGATCAGCTAGGTTCACTGCAACAAGCTGCATTGCAATGCCAGACCTCCTATAGGCATGCCTGGGGCTTGATGGAGAAAGGAGAAAAACTGTTCGGTTCACCTCTGATTATCAAACACCGTGGTCGTGGCGCCAAATTAACTGAAGCTGGCGAAAAGCTATTACAGGCTCAACGACAATTGCAGGCTCGTCATGCACCTCAACTTGCCAATCAAGCTACTGAACTGGCCCACCAGCTATCGAGTATTCAACAAGCACAGAAAAATTATCACCTAAGAATTTATGCCAGTCACGGTTTAGCCGTCAGCGCGTTACGAGATACCTTGAACCAGCTTCAGGATATGCCAGTTGAATTACACTTTCACGGCAGCCTGGAAAGTCTGCGAGCGTTAAAAGAAAATCAATGTGATATTGCCGGCTTTCATGTACCCGAGGGTGAACTTGGCAAACGTGTTTCATCACAGTATTTGCAACATATTTCGCCGGAAAATCATCGTCTAATCTATCTGGTCAGACGATTGCAAGGGTTAATGGTACCTAAAGACAATCCGCTTTCCATACACTCACTCGCTGACTTAAGCAAGGGCGGCTACCACTTTATTAATCGTCAGAAAGATTCCGGAACACGCCTATTACTGGATCAATTACTCGATCTGCAACACATTGATCCGATGACTATTACAGGTTATAAGCAGGAAGAGTTTACGCATATGGCCGTAGCTGCAATGGTGGCCAGTGGCGCAGCTGACTGTGGTTTTGGTATCGCTGCAGCAGCCCAAAAATTCGGTCTCAACTTTGTTCCTATCCAATGGGAACACTATTGTCTTGCTGTCAATCAGCAGCAATTTGAGCATGAAAGTGTGCAAACCTTGTTTGAATGCGTAAATGGACATGCTTTTCAGAATGCGTTAGTCGATCTTGAGGGTTACCAGCTAGATCGCTGCGGTCAGGAAGTCGCGTTTGAGCAGATTTTCGGAAAAGGTTTTTCCGAAAATTAA
- a CDS encoding formate dehydrogenase subunit delta — translation MSHDSHSQTATLIKMINQIAANLSTYESAEAAERIEQHLIRFWTPKMRHDLIDAATDDTNLSPLARDAINRLQSVQVQQQSA, via the coding sequence ATGAGCCACGATAGTCATTCCCAAACAGCCACCTTAATAAAAATGATCAATCAGATTGCTGCCAATCTCAGCACTTATGAATCTGCTGAAGCAGCTGAACGCATTGAACAGCATCTTATCCGTTTCTGGACGCCCAAGATGCGTCACGACCTGATAGATGCTGCTACAGATGACACCAACCTTTCACCCTTAGCACGTGATGCGATAAACCGGTTACAAAGCGTGCAGGTACAACAACAATCCGCTTAG